The proteins below are encoded in one region of Neorhodopirellula lusitana:
- a CDS encoding acyltransferase family protein, translated as MSPPNTSTASSLPEKSGHAKTSEHAVASNQNEQSLATKPSWWDRPKNAITALDGLRAIAIMLVIGRHGVRPFWGEQGFLSVAGWDLGTPMHNGWMGVDLFFVLSGFLITIHILRRYGTEFTFGHLADYGRRRAYRIVPAYVAAIVVAISGLVPFFVVADENLAWRVGYHLLFLQDYLPANIVVVFWSLGVEEKFYLITPFALMAILRLRRRQTQYLCLLGILVLPILFRMTKVQLGTVATDYEGFFHEFRSPFHLTFDGLAMGVLTAFIYLDKEKWSWTQNPRVANAICWSGIGIFSALLFCVPLLEEVSLFDITILQSLVAIASAAILLGLVLGGGPVKLLSGKQLFAIGKLSYSWYLVHLMTIPMSIWIAQSVLGSAELNLTVFVVFAGFYVPLSFAFAVGLHTLVERPFLALRDHRANAGVTSRTTNPQSPVVGNQVLQRTSAMRG; from the coding sequence ATGTCGCCGCCTAACACCAGCACCGCCTCGTCGCTGCCGGAAAAAAGCGGCCATGCGAAAACCAGCGAGCACGCCGTAGCCAGCAACCAGAACGAACAATCGCTGGCGACCAAGCCCAGTTGGTGGGATCGCCCCAAGAACGCGATCACAGCGCTCGATGGACTGCGTGCGATTGCGATTATGCTGGTCATTGGTCGCCATGGGGTTCGTCCGTTTTGGGGCGAGCAAGGATTCCTAAGCGTCGCTGGCTGGGATCTCGGTACCCCGATGCACAATGGCTGGATGGGAGTCGACCTGTTCTTTGTACTGAGCGGGTTCCTGATCACGATCCACATTCTGCGCCGCTACGGCACGGAATTCACGTTTGGTCACCTCGCCGATTACGGCCGACGCCGAGCCTACCGGATTGTTCCAGCGTATGTCGCTGCAATCGTCGTTGCGATTTCAGGCTTAGTGCCGTTCTTCGTGGTGGCCGATGAAAACCTCGCGTGGCGAGTCGGTTACCACCTCCTGTTCTTACAAGACTACCTGCCCGCCAACATTGTGGTTGTGTTCTGGTCACTGGGGGTGGAAGAGAAGTTCTATCTAATCACCCCGTTCGCCTTGATGGCGATCTTACGACTGCGACGCCGCCAGACCCAATACCTTTGCCTGCTAGGCATCCTCGTTTTGCCGATTCTTTTTCGAATGACAAAGGTGCAACTCGGAACGGTTGCCACGGACTACGAAGGCTTCTTTCACGAATTCCGAAGTCCGTTTCACCTGACCTTTGACGGCTTGGCGATGGGCGTGCTGACGGCGTTCATCTATCTCGACAAAGAGAAATGGAGCTGGACTCAAAATCCTCGGGTTGCAAACGCAATCTGTTGGTCCGGCATCGGTATTTTCTCAGCATTGTTGTTCTGCGTTCCACTGTTGGAGGAAGTCAGTCTTTTCGACATCACCATTTTGCAAAGCCTGGTCGCGATCGCCTCAGCGGCAATCCTGCTGGGACTGGTACTTGGCGGCGGTCCAGTGAAATTGCTGAGCGGGAAACAACTTTTTGCGATTGGTAAGCTTTCGTATTCATGGTACCTCGTGCACCTGATGACGATCCCCATGTCAATCTGGATCGCACAATCGGTACTTGGGTCGGCTGAACTGAACCTAACTGTCTTCGTGGTCTTCGCGGGATTCTACGTCCCCCTTTCCTTCGCGTTTGCCGTAGGCTTGCATACGTTGGTGGAACGTCCCTTCCTTGCCTTACGGGACCACCGTGCGAACGCTGGCGTCACCTCACGAACGACAAACCCCCAAAGCCCTGTGGTCGGTAACCAGGTGTTGCAACGCACATCTGCAATGCGTGGTTAA
- a CDS encoding PD-(D/E)XK nuclease family protein: MAKKSSTSRRSSKSAQRQSSSTRPNGSGKVQRHFCGWTRPLLHSAADWLLDDANQALAAGSDEATPLFDLANDESDTANADAPGKFDLSGFDIVLPSSRAVARLQELLVQKATERGIAYQPPRFYLVGRLPSLLYRRPAEWASDLEQTLAWSRVLSQAPTERLETLVPTPPDADATAGWLELAGTVRRLLSSLAAENHTFSYVYDLAEEATDKRRWEFLVDAQAQYTSELEKADRCDPNLSALTMITDQRCRALRPIVLVGTTDLTELAKAMISQVDIPVAALIAAPAENSGRFDKLGCLNTGDWKEHELPIQDEQLIAAAAVQDQSHAVTELLASFGQKHSIDEITIGVTDESQVAPIEIECRNLDVSTYRHLGYSVSQTSMGRLLDLILTYRQRRNWRSLAALVRHADVYEYLDRHFAEASQADAANADPSQSKTVRSSKGWITSLDQLLSEAFPRTVDEPLPQKRPGITAPETVKNCVESWLEPLNKKPQRLSQWSTVLAEVIGKLRLPTPDHSATSDPQTAPASTDANRSNQAYLATEKLLGHLQEISTLLDSPVDATTALEMLAGRVAELTLPDTPSPEKIEILGWLDLALDDAPALVVCGLNHPFVPEASSGDPFLPSALQSTINQRNNDRRFARDVHAMHQMLTTRQQTRFIVGTHSADGSPTPPSRLLSAATADDAARRVCRLLTEPRPKQAIQGRSTASTVVTKSAEQFYRPPPPEPGRTIQTLSVTAFSAYLACPYRFYLRHVLRLRPLDDSALELAANQFGDLVHGALERFGESSDKDEPDPDKIADALIEHLHAYAADNYGDNTQATVALQVRQAQRRLKVVAQRQAERVAQGWRIHAVEASVDETKIDPETKQPKKPTGIVLDGEFTGLRGRFDRIDHHPDTGRWAILDYKTHGHHPEKKHLKSNPDGTKRWVDLQLPLYRRFIPDLGIPADPEQVELGYFNVAEKDTDTKINLASFTEQQFAAADELIHDCVRKIRNCEFEPNPSGVEFDDYEMMFNEIGGSFVEPDDNDTETGS, encoded by the coding sequence TTGGCAAAAAAATCGTCGACGTCACGCCGCTCATCCAAATCGGCACAGCGTCAGTCATCCTCGACGAGGCCCAACGGATCTGGAAAAGTACAACGCCACTTTTGTGGATGGACGCGTCCGCTCCTCCACTCCGCAGCGGACTGGCTACTGGACGATGCCAACCAAGCCTTGGCCGCAGGCTCAGACGAGGCCACGCCACTGTTCGACCTGGCGAACGATGAATCGGACACTGCCAACGCCGACGCTCCCGGAAAATTTGATCTAAGCGGCTTCGATATCGTGTTGCCGTCGAGTCGTGCGGTGGCCCGGTTGCAAGAACTGCTTGTGCAAAAAGCGACTGAGCGAGGGATCGCCTATCAACCGCCACGATTCTATCTGGTTGGACGCTTGCCCAGTTTGTTGTATCGACGTCCTGCCGAGTGGGCATCCGATCTGGAACAAACCCTGGCGTGGTCACGAGTCTTGTCACAAGCTCCTACCGAGCGACTAGAAACGCTTGTCCCCACACCTCCCGATGCCGATGCCACGGCTGGTTGGTTGGAACTGGCCGGGACGGTCCGCCGCCTGCTTTCGTCACTCGCCGCTGAAAACCATACCTTCAGCTACGTTTATGATTTGGCGGAAGAAGCAACCGACAAACGACGGTGGGAATTTCTCGTCGATGCGCAGGCTCAATACACCTCCGAGCTTGAAAAAGCGGACCGCTGTGATCCAAACCTGTCGGCATTAACGATGATCACCGACCAACGCTGCCGTGCGTTGCGACCGATCGTCTTGGTCGGCACCACCGACTTGACTGAACTTGCCAAAGCCATGATCTCGCAAGTCGACATCCCCGTCGCCGCATTGATCGCGGCTCCTGCGGAAAACAGCGGTCGCTTCGACAAACTAGGCTGCCTCAACACAGGCGACTGGAAAGAACACGAACTTCCAATTCAAGATGAACAGCTAATCGCCGCTGCCGCCGTACAAGATCAATCGCACGCCGTCACCGAATTGTTGGCTTCCTTTGGACAAAAGCACTCCATTGATGAGATCACCATTGGGGTTACCGACGAGTCGCAGGTCGCCCCAATCGAAATCGAATGTCGAAACCTCGACGTTTCCACTTATCGGCATCTGGGCTATTCCGTTTCGCAAACTTCGATGGGACGTTTGCTGGACTTGATTCTGACCTATCGTCAACGTCGAAACTGGCGGTCCCTTGCCGCGTTAGTGCGTCACGCGGACGTCTATGAATACCTCGACCGTCATTTTGCCGAAGCGTCCCAAGCGGATGCAGCCAATGCTGATCCATCCCAGTCCAAGACAGTGCGTTCATCGAAAGGATGGATCACCAGTTTGGATCAATTGCTGTCCGAAGCGTTCCCACGCACCGTGGATGAACCATTGCCCCAAAAACGCCCCGGCATCACGGCCCCCGAAACGGTTAAAAACTGTGTCGAGTCATGGCTGGAACCGCTGAACAAAAAACCGCAAAGACTCAGTCAATGGAGCACCGTGTTGGCCGAAGTCATTGGCAAACTGCGGCTCCCAACACCGGACCATTCCGCCACGTCAGATCCTCAAACTGCACCAGCAAGCACGGACGCGAATCGTTCGAATCAAGCCTACCTAGCCACAGAAAAGCTGCTCGGCCATCTCCAAGAAATCAGCACGCTGCTCGACAGTCCAGTGGATGCGACCACGGCACTGGAGATGTTGGCCGGACGGGTCGCCGAACTCACGCTTCCCGACACACCCTCGCCGGAGAAGATCGAGATCCTGGGCTGGCTCGACCTTGCCCTCGACGACGCCCCAGCCCTTGTCGTTTGCGGGCTGAACCATCCGTTTGTCCCCGAAGCATCTTCCGGAGACCCGTTCCTGCCCTCGGCTCTTCAATCGACCATCAATCAACGAAACAACGATCGTCGATTTGCTCGAGACGTCCACGCGATGCACCAAATGCTGACCACACGCCAGCAGACACGGTTCATCGTCGGCACCCATTCAGCCGACGGATCTCCGACCCCGCCCAGTCGCCTGCTGTCGGCCGCCACTGCGGACGATGCCGCCCGGCGGGTTTGTCGCCTGTTAACGGAACCTCGACCCAAACAAGCAATCCAAGGTCGATCCACTGCATCGACCGTGGTGACAAAATCGGCTGAGCAATTCTATCGGCCACCACCACCCGAACCTGGACGGACGATCCAAACCCTCAGCGTTACCGCCTTCTCGGCCTACCTGGCTTGCCCCTATCGCTTCTACCTACGGCACGTGTTGCGACTGCGTCCACTGGATGACTCGGCACTGGAACTGGCCGCCAACCAGTTCGGTGACTTGGTCCACGGTGCACTGGAACGATTCGGCGAAAGCAGCGACAAAGACGAACCCGATCCAGACAAGATCGCTGACGCCCTAATCGAACACCTGCATGCCTACGCGGCCGACAACTACGGCGACAACACTCAAGCCACGGTGGCCTTGCAAGTCCGCCAGGCTCAACGCCGCCTGAAAGTTGTCGCCCAACGGCAAGCCGAGCGAGTTGCGCAAGGCTGGCGGATTCACGCGGTGGAAGCTTCCGTCGACGAAACCAAAATTGATCCCGAAACGAAACAACCCAAGAAGCCGACCGGCATCGTATTAGACGGTGAATTCACCGGTCTGCGAGGAAGATTCGATCGCATCGACCATCACCCCGACACCGGACGCTGGGCGATTCTCGACTACAAAACCCACGGGCATCATCCTGAAAAGAAACACCTCAAATCCAACCCCGACGGAACCAAACGCTGGGTCGATTTGCAATTGCCTCTCTATCGCCGCTTCATTCCTGACCTGGGCATCCCTGCGGATCCGGAACAGGTGGAACTGGGCTATTTCAATGTCGCCGAGAAGGACACCGATACCAAGATCAACCTCGCTTCCTTCACCGAGCAACAGTTCGCTGCCGCGGACGAGTTGATCCATGACTGCGTTCGCAAAATCCGCAATTGTGAGTTCGAACCGAATCCGTCGGGCGTCGAATTTGACGACTACGAAATGATGTTCAATGAGATCGGCGGCAGCTTTGTTGAGCCCGATGACAACGATACGGAGACCGGATCATGA
- a CDS encoding UvrD-helicase domain-containing protein, which produces MSKPSPPSNQADNPLDQPPLIEIATDDAMDELLLEREMLTPELLRGAFEPTLVRASAGTGKTYQLTARLLKILLTGAPPESVLATTFTRKAAGEILTRVLTTLGDAADPENPEALASLQAQVGLPGLPRHVCGQLFHRLLKNIHRLRICTLDSLFSQLARALPFELDLPPGWRLTDEIEEVWLRQLAIGNMIDSLQTAEIESLISMLGRGDVKRNIARELIQVVETTYGLSRQASVEAWDQLDVPSRPESADMTRTAGSMRMAQPKQKSLRDLLEKMADHLDARDLAPLVEQTLLKNIYKARLTNEEIKFGRSKFPPELNADFEILYQAVKCESLSLLRSQNHATGSVADHYNQAITTVKQSQRSFAFDDIAVRLAAVFTTLSAETIQSKLDSKIDHLLLDEFQDTAPVQWQVLKVIADSVVTQKDADTTSNIIDPRRSQSFFCVGDTKQAIYGWRGGVAEIFDAVDEQIPGVRSVAQDQSYRSSQVVLDAVTNAFQNLTRHPLAETPSPEDPSDKAVYEAEALQEFAKAFPPQTAAKDLPGFVQFMTGPKVSPKPDPQNPDGKPIKPTAADIQAALVDQVASRIASLHQSDPGLSIGVLTRTNATVATLIDQLEARDVDVSAEGGNPLVDSVAVRWILSALMMVEHPGDGRWRHHIAFSPLAEHLPLSDDDKLAAANQLRRLIEDQGLPEAIQFLASALEPTCDDRERVRLQQLVELATLFHHTARSRLRDFVELVRIKRVQRPKAAAVRVMTVHQSKGLEFDAVFLPEIHKELIGQSPQCVADLPDLGKPPAGLSRSVGEKQWHYLPLRWQRTFGGNVTARMTEAMCLLYVAMTRARQGLYLFTPPSTKSDFANKNSASLLFHAWRTPDAEDSADPSEGNTVLFESGDKDWWQAANPEQPDHPGPDPHQPADTPMESAEPIQLAFQPIGDTPRRNAFLPAEC; this is translated from the coding sequence ATGAGCAAACCATCTCCACCATCCAACCAAGCTGACAATCCCTTGGATCAACCCCCACTGATTGAAATCGCGACGGACGACGCGATGGATGAGTTGCTTCTTGAACGAGAAATGCTCACGCCTGAACTGTTGCGTGGCGCCTTCGAGCCCACCCTGGTTCGAGCATCTGCGGGAACTGGCAAGACCTATCAACTGACCGCCCGCCTGCTAAAGATCCTGCTGACCGGAGCGCCGCCGGAGTCGGTATTGGCAACCACCTTCACTCGCAAAGCCGCCGGTGAAATCCTAACGCGGGTGCTGACCACGCTGGGTGACGCAGCCGATCCGGAAAATCCAGAAGCCCTCGCATCCTTGCAAGCGCAAGTCGGGTTACCAGGACTGCCTCGCCACGTGTGCGGGCAACTGTTCCATCGCCTGCTCAAAAACATCCACCGTCTTCGCATCTGCACTCTCGACAGCCTGTTTTCTCAACTCGCTCGTGCACTCCCGTTTGAACTGGACCTGCCGCCCGGCTGGCGTTTAACGGACGAGATCGAAGAGGTATGGCTCCGGCAGCTTGCGATCGGCAACATGATCGACTCCTTACAAACGGCCGAGATTGAATCGCTGATTTCGATGCTCGGTCGCGGTGATGTGAAACGAAACATCGCCCGGGAACTCATCCAAGTCGTCGAAACCACTTACGGTTTATCGCGGCAAGCCTCGGTGGAAGCGTGGGATCAACTCGACGTTCCCTCCCGTCCTGAATCCGCCGACATGACACGCACGGCCGGTTCGATGCGGATGGCCCAACCCAAGCAAAAATCGCTTCGCGATCTGCTGGAAAAAATGGCCGACCATCTCGACGCCCGCGACCTAGCGCCGTTGGTCGAACAAACACTGCTGAAGAACATTTACAAAGCACGCCTGACCAACGAAGAAATCAAGTTCGGTCGCAGCAAGTTCCCACCAGAGCTGAACGCGGACTTTGAGATTCTTTATCAGGCCGTGAAATGCGAGTCGTTGTCGCTGTTACGTAGCCAAAACCATGCCACCGGCAGCGTGGCGGATCACTACAACCAAGCAATCACCACCGTCAAGCAATCGCAGCGATCGTTCGCGTTCGACGACATTGCAGTGCGACTGGCCGCCGTGTTCACCACCCTCAGCGCGGAAACGATCCAAAGCAAACTCGATTCTAAGATTGACCATCTTTTGCTCGACGAGTTCCAGGACACGGCTCCGGTGCAGTGGCAGGTTTTGAAAGTCATTGCGGATTCCGTGGTCACCCAAAAAGATGCTGATACCACCAGCAACATCATTGACCCTCGACGCAGCCAATCCTTCTTTTGCGTGGGCGATACCAAGCAAGCCATTTACGGCTGGCGAGGCGGCGTCGCGGAGATTTTTGATGCCGTTGACGAACAGATCCCTGGCGTCCGCAGCGTCGCCCAGGACCAGAGTTATCGCAGCAGTCAGGTGGTTCTGGACGCAGTTACTAACGCATTCCAAAATCTAACGCGGCACCCGCTGGCCGAAACTCCTTCGCCGGAAGACCCATCCGACAAAGCGGTATACGAAGCTGAAGCACTACAGGAATTCGCCAAGGCGTTCCCGCCTCAAACGGCAGCAAAAGATTTGCCCGGCTTCGTTCAGTTCATGACTGGACCCAAAGTCTCGCCGAAGCCGGACCCGCAAAACCCGGATGGCAAGCCAATCAAACCCACCGCGGCGGACATCCAAGCGGCCCTCGTGGACCAAGTTGCCTCGCGGATCGCGAGCCTGCACCAATCAGATCCCGGGCTAAGCATAGGAGTCTTGACGCGGACCAATGCCACGGTCGCCACGCTCATTGACCAGCTCGAAGCACGCGACGTTGACGTCAGCGCCGAGGGCGGTAACCCGCTTGTGGATTCCGTCGCGGTGCGTTGGATTTTGTCGGCGCTGATGATGGTCGAGCATCCGGGTGACGGGCGTTGGCGACATCACATCGCTTTCTCACCACTGGCCGAACACCTGCCTCTAAGCGACGACGACAAGCTTGCTGCCGCAAACCAACTTCGTCGTTTGATCGAAGACCAAGGCTTACCTGAAGCGATTCAGTTTTTGGCATCCGCGTTGGAACCGACCTGCGACGACCGAGAACGGGTGCGACTGCAACAATTGGTTGAACTCGCCACCCTGTTTCATCACACCGCTCGCTCTCGCTTGCGAGACTTTGTGGAACTGGTGCGAATCAAACGCGTACAACGCCCCAAGGCCGCTGCCGTGCGAGTGATGACCGTTCACCAATCTAAGGGACTCGAATTTGACGCGGTGTTCTTGCCCGAGATTCACAAGGAACTGATCGGACAATCGCCGCAATGCGTGGCCGACCTTCCTGATTTGGGCAAACCGCCGGCCGGACTTAGCCGCAGCGTGGGCGAGAAGCAATGGCACTACCTGCCACTTCGCTGGCAACGAACATTCGGCGGCAACGTGACCGCCCGGATGACCGAAGCGATGTGCCTGTTGTATGTCGCCATGACGCGAGCCCGTCAGGGGCTGTATCTATTCACACCACCGAGCACGAAGTCGGACTTCGCCAATAAGAACTCGGCATCACTGCTCTTTCACGCCTGGCGAACACCGGACGCCGAAGATTCCGCCGATCCTTCGGAAGGCAACACGGTGCTATTCGAATCCGGCGACAAAGACTGGTGGCAAGCCGCGAATCCCGAGCAACCGGATCATCCAGGACCGGACCCTCACCAACCCGCCGACACCCCGATGGAGTCGGCTGAACCGATCCAGCTGGCTTTCCAGCCGATCGGCGACACGCCCCGACGAAACGCGTTCCTGCCAGCCGAATGCTGA
- a CDS encoding superoxide dismutase codes for MAYTLPELPYAYDALEPNIDARTMEIHHTKHHNAYITKVNDALAGSDLASKPIEEVIADLSAVPDDKRGAVRNNGGGHANHSLFWTVMGPGKGGAPTGELAAAIDAACGSFDAFKEQFAAAGATRFGSGWAWLYVEGGALKVGSTANQDSPLMGAAVAGIGGTPILGLDVWEHAYYLHYQNRRPDYIGAFWNVVDWDAVAKRFEAAK; via the coding sequence ATGGCCTACACACTTCCAGAACTTCCGTACGCGTACGACGCCCTCGAGCCAAACATTGATGCGCGGACTATGGAAATCCACCATACCAAGCACCACAACGCTTACATCACCAAGGTGAATGACGCCCTGGCGGGTTCGGATCTCGCATCCAAGCCGATCGAAGAAGTCATCGCCGACCTGTCGGCTGTGCCAGACGACAAGCGTGGCGCCGTTCGCAACAACGGTGGCGGTCACGCCAACCACTCCCTGTTTTGGACCGTAATGGGTCCCGGCAAGGGTGGCGCACCAACGGGCGAACTCGCTGCAGCAATCGATGCAGCTTGCGGTTCGTTCGACGCGTTCAAAGAACAATTCGCCGCCGCCGGGGCAACCCGTTTCGGTAGCGGTTGGGCATGGTTGTACGTTGAAGGTGGTGCGTTGAAGGTTGGCAGCACCGCCAACCAAGACAGCCCCTTGATGGGTGCCGCAGTCGCCGGAATCGGTGGCACACCAATCCTCGGGCTCGACGTCTGGGAACACGCGTACTACCTCCACTACCAAAACCGCCGTCCTGATTACATCGGCGCGTTCTGGAACGTGGTCGATTGGGACGCCGTTGCCAAACGCTTCGAAGCCGCCAAGTAA
- a CDS encoding PcfJ domain-containing protein, whose product MSALISPVVETANATNPSVPHSRTNGRRRETDQVLRRFEPARNWTSYWRLIHALQRHSTLLQPSAQYNDSSINRIAQACSHLTRYRRHWHRHPECWEGCRSSHHHQWSGFIDHLLHHYPAPAFLASIWLQSQPERWHRELHFHLASGFSVRRFQIPGLGRMGKAAARCFMLAPEDATVAQAVRWAQVVAEGGDANLARNVMTRIPISTHPDGESVWQSVIQFLVRNQPIRSEEVHAIVNFIVEQRFTPARITVGPWMGDLPIAPTINLGGWSLRRMRRWMTNWRTDLPNEMPQPENLRPNRNPWQGAGYQPFKKSDGDAIWQLVELCTANELRIEGGIMKHCVGGYAGYCRRGISSIWSLRCHRGSKMQRIATIEVHPKEHRVVQVKSTSNQSPPHHAMELIREWAKREGIVLLK is encoded by the coding sequence ATGTCTGCTCTGATTTCTCCAGTGGTGGAGACAGCTAACGCTACCAATCCGTCGGTACCTCATTCACGAACCAACGGACGACGCCGGGAGACCGACCAGGTACTTCGGCGTTTTGAACCGGCAAGAAACTGGACTTCGTACTGGCGTCTGATTCATGCTTTGCAACGTCACTCAACCTTGCTGCAACCTTCCGCCCAATACAACGACAGTTCGATCAACCGGATTGCCCAGGCGTGTTCTCACCTGACTCGGTATCGTCGGCATTGGCATCGTCATCCGGAGTGTTGGGAAGGTTGTCGAAGCAGTCACCACCATCAATGGTCCGGTTTTATCGACCATCTGCTGCATCATTATCCCGCACCTGCATTCCTGGCGTCCATCTGGCTTCAAAGCCAACCCGAACGCTGGCACCGTGAACTGCACTTCCATTTGGCTAGCGGATTCAGTGTCCGCCGGTTCCAAATCCCCGGACTCGGTCGTATGGGCAAGGCAGCGGCACGGTGTTTCATGCTGGCACCGGAAGATGCGACGGTCGCTCAAGCAGTTCGCTGGGCACAGGTCGTCGCGGAGGGCGGCGATGCCAACTTAGCCCGAAATGTGATGACACGCATTCCGATCTCAACACACCCCGATGGGGAATCGGTCTGGCAATCCGTCATCCAATTTCTAGTCCGAAATCAGCCCATCCGTTCAGAGGAAGTGCACGCCATTGTCAACTTCATCGTGGAACAGCGATTCACGCCAGCACGAATCACCGTCGGCCCATGGATGGGTGATCTACCAATTGCACCCACCATCAACCTAGGCGGCTGGTCGCTGCGTCGGATGCGGCGATGGATGACGAATTGGCGAACTGACTTGCCGAACGAAATGCCTCAACCCGAGAACCTGCGGCCAAACAGAAATCCTTGGCAAGGTGCGGGATACCAACCTTTCAAAAAGTCCGACGGGGACGCGATCTGGCAACTCGTCGAACTTTGCACGGCCAACGAACTCCGGATTGAAGGCGGCATCATGAAGCACTGCGTGGGAGGCTACGCCGGTTACTGTCGCCGCGGAATCAGTTCAATCTGGTCGCTGCGATGTCATCGCGGTTCCAAGATGCAGCGAATTGCTACGATCGAAGTCCATCCGAAAGAACATCGAGTCGTGCAAGTCAAATCCACCAGCAATCAATCGCCACCGCACCATGCCATGGAGCTGATTCGCGAATGGGCCAAACGCGAAGGAATCGTGCTACTGAAGTAG
- a CDS encoding TolC family protein: protein MPVSSGMPVSSGMPVSLGIPTPNTVGSFQSNANEVQDESGRAVAHSSTAQAESSDTQRLLRMVSAKQSDPLAPPIDLSTSSRDRVRHAGTLPDQFHDLTEQELLVLAIQNSEVIRTLGVRILDSPASVTTRMDPSIRASDPFLGPQAALAEFDSQIASSLTSQNNDRVFNNATLGGDVQELVQDYVELNTSWQKRNTYGTQFDVSSVQAYDSNNRAGNRFPSFWETQLELGVRQPLLQGAGRQFNLIAGPNAQPGLNFSNGIWIARINTQISRADFDIALRDYLLDLYAAYWDLRRQYQTYDSVLQARNVAHEIWKTVESKKLSGLVGGEAYKEAQARATYYRYQRQVQTTLGGGNGATGLYSAERTLRRLIGLQPTSLELLRPIDSPATARFEFDLSDSVAKAITHRTELCRQRLELQQKNLRLVAAKNFLLPQLDLIGRTRVRGFGDDLGGGGQRFESAAKDFYSLDHQEWEFGVEMGVSPLRRQAKAAVRHALLEIQREQTILFEQEKAVAFEVEDAVAEIQSAYLTMQSSMAQVEAARQRLESSEALYVAGKLQLEFLIDATESVVQAETQYAIDQSRYSMSLIRLSRTTGTLTADVGICTTSGHEYTGQH from the coding sequence ATGCCAGTCTCGTCGGGCATGCCAGTCTCGTCGGGCATGCCAGTCTCGTTGGGGATTCCGACGCCTAACACCGTGGGCAGCTTTCAGTCCAATGCGAATGAAGTGCAAGATGAAAGCGGCCGCGCCGTCGCCCATAGCTCGACGGCCCAAGCGGAGTCGAGTGATACCCAGCGTTTGTTGCGGATGGTATCGGCTAAGCAATCCGATCCTTTGGCACCGCCGATTGATTTATCGACAAGTTCACGGGATCGGGTACGACATGCTGGCACATTGCCGGATCAATTCCATGACCTCACCGAACAAGAATTGCTGGTTCTGGCGATTCAAAACAGCGAAGTCATTCGCACGTTGGGCGTTCGGATCTTAGACTCGCCTGCATCGGTAACGACACGGATGGATCCCTCGATCCGCGCGTCGGATCCGTTCCTTGGTCCTCAGGCCGCGCTGGCGGAGTTTGACAGCCAAATCGCGTCGAGTCTGACCAGCCAGAACAACGATCGCGTGTTCAACAACGCGACTCTTGGTGGCGACGTGCAAGAACTGGTGCAGGACTACGTTGAGCTAAACACGAGTTGGCAAAAACGGAATACCTATGGCACACAGTTCGACGTTAGCTCAGTTCAGGCTTATGACTCGAACAACCGAGCGGGGAACCGTTTTCCCAGCTTCTGGGAAACTCAGCTTGAGCTGGGTGTTCGGCAGCCGTTGCTTCAAGGCGCCGGCCGCCAGTTCAATCTGATCGCGGGGCCAAATGCTCAGCCAGGCTTGAACTTCTCTAACGGGATCTGGATCGCTCGGATCAATACGCAAATCTCACGGGCTGATTTTGACATCGCCCTGCGCGACTACTTGCTGGACCTCTATGCCGCTTACTGGGATCTGCGTCGTCAGTACCAAACCTATGACAGCGTGCTTCAAGCTCGCAATGTCGCCCATGAAATCTGGAAGACGGTTGAGTCCAAGAAGCTGTCGGGCTTGGTGGGCGGTGAGGCATACAAAGAGGCTCAAGCGAGGGCAACGTACTATCGTTATCAACGTCAAGTTCAAACGACACTGGGTGGCGGGAACGGTGCGACGGGCCTGTACAGTGCCGAACGCACGCTTCGCCGGTTGATTGGCTTACAACCGACTTCATTGGAACTGCTTCGCCCGATCGATTCACCGGCGACGGCGCGGTTTGAATTTGATTTGTCGGATTCGGTTGCCAAGGCAATCACACACCGGACCGAGCTTTGTCGGCAACGATTGGAGTTGCAGCAAAAGAACCTGCGTCTGGTCGCGGCCAAGAACTTCTTGTTGCCACAACTCGACCTGATCGGTCGCACGCGTGTACGTGGTTTCGGAGACGACCTGGGCGGCGGCGGTCAGCGGTTTGAAAGTGCAGCGAAAGACTTCTATTCGCTCGATCACCAGGAATGGGAGTTCGGTGTCGAGATGGGCGTATCACCGCTTCGTCGCCAAGCGAAAGCGGCGGTGCGACATGCTTTATTGGAGATCCAGCGAGAACAAACGATCCTGTTTGAACAGGAAAAGGCGGTTGCATTCGAAGTCGAAGATGCCGTCGCGGAAATTCAGTCTGCGTATTTGACGATGCAAAGTTCAATGGCCCAGGTGGAGGCGGCACGGCAACGTCTCGAATCGTCCGAGGCGTTATACGTGGCAGGGAAACTGCAACTGGAGTTCCTGATCGATGCCACTGAAAGTGTGGTGCAAGCCGAAACGCAATACGCGATCGACCAAAGTCGCTACAGCATGTCGCTGATTCGACTGAGCCGAACCACGGGAACGTTAACGGCCGACGTCGGCATCTGTACGACTAGCGGGCATGAGTACACTGGCCAGCATTGA